The proteins below are encoded in one region of Methanosarcina barkeri 3:
- a CDS encoding secondary thiamine-phosphate synthase enzyme YjbQ → MPVEAREISVTGKEDCGIVDITEVISEEVRKSTIRNGTVTIFCIGSTGAITTMEFEPNLSKDVSETLNQLIPLDRDYHHHKTWGDYNGGSHLRAMLIGPSLTIPFIERNLTLGTWQQIVYINFDRIEKVRRILLQILGDF, encoded by the coding sequence ATGCCTGTGGAAGCAAGAGAAATCTCAGTAACTGGAAAAGAGGACTGCGGAATTGTTGATATTACCGAAGTAATCTCAGAAGAAGTCAGAAAATCAACAATAAGAAATGGAACGGTTACAATCTTTTGTATTGGTTCAACCGGTGCAATAACTACAATGGAATTTGAGCCCAATCTCTCAAAAGATGTCTCTGAAACGCTTAATCAGCTAATCCCTCTTGACAGGGACTATCACCATCACAAAACCTGGGGAGATTATAATGGAGGCTCACATCTAAGAGCTATGCTCATCGGCCCAAGCCTTACAATACCTTTTATTGAAAGAAATCTTACTCTTGGAACCTGGCAACAGATTGTGTATATTAACTTTGACAGAATTGAAAAGGTAAGAAGAATCCTACTGCAGATTCTTGGAGACTTTTAA
- a CDS encoding trypsin-like peptidase domain-containing protein codes for MIKAGSSFFYMGKRCIVGAVILLKELPYMVTVSHIFKGERDSLIVDGMRLTVTRVLKDFDLALIKLPPECMVKITEIGSAAELEEAFLVNDTHIIRCRVVNAGVSLLYLGFRCLDMPEPGDSGSPIMQAGKVIGIISSVMLDNCMGIAISSVVLISLERYAGL; via the coding sequence ATGATAAAAGCAGGCAGTTCTTTTTTCTATATGGGAAAACGCTGTATTGTTGGTGCTGTTATTTTACTCAAAGAGTTGCCTTATATGGTCACGGTTTCTCACATATTTAAGGGGGAAAGAGACTCTCTGATAGTTGACGGAATGAGACTTACTGTTACAAGAGTTTTGAAAGATTTCGATCTGGCTCTCATAAAGCTTCCTCCTGAATGTATGGTTAAAATTACCGAGATTGGCAGTGCAGCTGAACTGGAGGAAGCTTTCCTTGTCAATGATACACATATTATCCGGTGCAGAGTAGTTAACGCTGGAGTTTCACTGCTTTACCTGGGCTTTCGATGCCTTGATATGCCGGAACCGGGAGATAGCGGTTCTCCTATTATGCAGGCAGGGAAAGTAATAGGGATCATATCTTCAGTGATGCTGGACAATTGCATGGGAATTGCAATCTCTTCCGTTGTTCTCATCAGTCTGGAAAGATATGCAGGATTATAA
- a CDS encoding histidine kinase dimerization/phosphoacceptor domain -containing protein has translation MSSKAEKDQESVSYKVLLDENHALKSEVESLRASLTEAEELRRAISEGDLDALVIPGPEGKMVFTLDSADYAYRVLVETMNEGTATLACDGTILYCNRHFAELLGIPLPAIVGTSIYQFIAPESAITFKVLLEHETGKEEINLQVEGGRSLPVYLSISLLETGEFPKSWCLVVTDLTEQKKNEEILANIETARKKEIHHRIKNNLQVISSLLDLQAEKFNNRGYVKDLEILEAFRVSQDRVLSMALIHEELHEGGEIDTLNFSPYLERLIKNLFHTYTLGDSSISLSLDLEENVFFDMDTAVPLGLIVNELISNSLKYAFPGRNDGKIQIKLFSQEAGDKLNNEEELPEKGSRGSRYTLIVSDNGIGIPQDIDFENTETLGLQLVCILVDQLEGEIELKRDKGTKFIIKFDSVANLL, from the coding sequence ATGAGTTCTAAAGCAGAAAAAGATCAGGAATCAGTATCATATAAGGTGCTATTAGATGAAAACCACGCCTTAAAAAGTGAGGTAGAAAGCCTGAGAGCAAGTCTGACAGAAGCTGAAGAACTCAGGCGTGCCATTAGCGAGGGGGATCTGGATGCCCTGGTAATACCCGGACCAGAAGGAAAAATGGTCTTCACCCTGGATAGCGCTGACTATGCTTACCGCGTCCTGGTGGAAACGATGAACGAAGGCACTGCTACCCTTGCCTGTGACGGCACCATCCTCTACTGCAATCGTCATTTTGCAGAACTCCTGGGGATACCTTTACCTGCCATAGTAGGCACATCTATCTATCAGTTTATTGCGCCTGAGAGCGCAATCACCTTTAAAGTACTCCTGGAGCATGAAACGGGTAAAGAGGAAATTAATCTCCAGGTTGAGGGTGGCAGATCTTTGCCTGTATATCTTTCAATCAGCTTGTTGGAGACAGGCGAGTTTCCAAAATCCTGGTGTCTCGTGGTCACAGACCTGACTGAACAGAAGAAGAATGAAGAGATTCTTGCAAATATCGAGACTGCGCGTAAAAAGGAAATCCATCATAGAATTAAAAATAATCTGCAGGTAATCTCGTCCTTGCTTGATCTTCAGGCTGAAAAATTCAATAACCGAGGATACGTTAAGGACTTGGAAATCCTTGAGGCTTTCAGGGTTAGTCAGGACCGGGTCCTTTCTATGGCGCTTATTCATGAGGAGCTGCACGAAGGTGGAGAAATCGATACATTAAATTTTTCGCCTTATCTGGAAAGACTGATTAAAAATCTCTTCCACACTTATACACTTGGAGATTCCAGTATTAGCTTAAGTCTGGACCTTGAGGAAAACGTTTTCTTTGATATGGATACTGCAGTTCCTTTAGGGCTAATTGTTAACGAACTTATTTCCAATTCCTTAAAATATGCATTTCCAGGTAGGAACGACGGAAAAATTCAGATAAAGCTCTTTAGTCAGGAGGCTGGAGATAAGCTAAACAATGAAGAAGAGCTTCCCGAAAAAGGCAGCAGGGGCAGCAGGTATACTCTTATAGTCTCAGACAACGGAATTGGTATCCCCCAGGATATCGATTTTGAAAATACAGAAACACTTGGTCTTCAGCTTGTATGCATTCTTGTTGACCAGTTAGAAGGTGAAATTGAGCTGAAAAGGGATAAAGGAACGAAATTTATTATAAAATTCGACAGTGTCGCGAATTTGCTGTAA
- a CDS encoding circadian clock KaiB family protein, whose amino-acid sequence MTRKEENKTSDVKDSTTAFEEALTRNEEGKYILHLYVAGMGPKSVQAIENIKRICEEYLPGRYQLEVIDIYQYPIFAKDGQIVAAPTLIKELPPPLRKLIGSMADTERVLVGMDLKFKADKK is encoded by the coding sequence ATGACCCGTAAAGAAGAAAACAAGACGTCGGATGTCAAAGACTCTACAACTGCTTTTGAGGAAGCCCTGACCAGAAATGAAGAAGGAAAATACATTCTGCATCTCTATGTTGCGGGAATGGGGCCCAAATCGGTGCAGGCGATCGAGAATATCAAGCGAATATGTGAAGAATACCTGCCAGGCAGATACCAGCTTGAGGTCATTGATATTTATCAATATCCTATTTTTGCCAAAGACGGGCAGATAGTGGCTGCTCCGACCCTGATTAAAGAGCTTCCTCCGCCTTTAAGAAAGCTCATAGGTAGTATGGCGGATACTGAAAGGGTTCTGGTTGGAATGGATCTTAAGTTCAAAGCCGATAAAAAATAA
- the kaiB gene encoding circadian clock protein KaiB, translating to MKEAAQDYEGTHSIESSTVPDKEIYILRLYVAGQTKKSLAAFANLKKICEEYLGGRYRIEIIDLLENPQLAKGDQILAVPTLVRKLPPPIKKIIGDLSNTERVLVGLDLLSERGQQ from the coding sequence ATGAAAGAAGCAGCACAAGATTATGAAGGGACTCATTCTATCGAGTCCAGTACTGTGCCTGACAAGGAAATTTACATTCTGAGATTATATGTGGCCGGACAAACCAAGAAAAGCCTGGCAGCCTTTGCCAATTTAAAGAAAATCTGCGAGGAATATCTCGGCGGCAGGTACAGGATTGAGATTATAGACCTTCTTGAAAATCCACAGCTAGCAAAGGGTGACCAGATACTGGCTGTACCAACGCTAGTAAGAAAGCTTCCTCCGCCAATAAAAAAGATCATTGGTGACCTCTCGAACACTGAGCGCGTGCTGGTAGGACTGGACCTGCTTTCTGAGAGGGGACAGCAATGA
- the kaiC gene encoding circadian clock protein KaiC → MNTTLKEKSLEKTPTGIAGLDEITYGGLPKSRPTLVCGSAGSGKTLLAMEFLIEGARKYGEPGVFMAFEETEEELVKNFASLGFDLDCLEAENKLVVDYVHIDKSEYEETGEYDLEGLFIRLGLAIDSIGAKRVALDTLEVLFSGFQNEAILRSELRRLFSWLKDKGVTAIVTGERGESSLTKYGLEEYVADCVILLDNRMNEQIATRYLRIIKYRGSKHGTNEYPFLIEEDGISVMPITSLSLEHKTSVERLSTGIERLDMMFGGKGYYRGSSILISGTAGTGKTSFAAEFGRAACERKERCIYFAFEESPDQIVRNMRSIGIELQPYIDAGLMQINASRPMAYGLEMHLIMMRRLIDKFEPSMVIIDPISNLTNVGTEIDVKFTLTKLIDYLKLKNITAVCTSLVEHESMEGSNAQGISSLIDAWINLRFFENSNERNRGISVIKSRGMAHSNQIREYLLTDHGVKIEDVYLGPSGSLLMGSSRAAQEAREMAEAVVQSQNTSRKKRELESKLKTLDAQITALISEFEMQKEELNKLTSEDELRSEVIAKEKSEMARIRKADKPV, encoded by the coding sequence TTGAACACTACTTTAAAGGAAAAAAGTTTGGAGAAAACCCCAACAGGCATAGCCGGTCTGGATGAAATTACCTATGGCGGATTGCCTAAGAGCCGGCCAACTCTGGTATGTGGAAGTGCTGGTTCAGGAAAAACCCTCCTGGCAATGGAATTTCTGATAGAGGGAGCCAGGAAATACGGAGAGCCTGGCGTTTTCATGGCGTTTGAGGAGACTGAAGAAGAGCTTGTCAAGAATTTTGCCTCCCTGGGATTTGATCTGGACTGCCTGGAAGCAGAAAACAAGCTGGTAGTTGATTATGTCCATATTGATAAGAGCGAGTATGAGGAAACCGGCGAATATGACCTTGAAGGTCTGTTCATAAGACTCGGGCTTGCTATAGATTCCATAGGTGCCAAGCGTGTAGCTCTGGATACGTTAGAAGTTCTCTTTTCAGGGTTCCAGAACGAAGCCATACTGCGTTCCGAACTACGCAGGCTCTTTAGCTGGCTGAAGGATAAGGGCGTTACTGCCATAGTTACAGGTGAACGAGGAGAATCATCTCTTACTAAATACGGGCTTGAAGAGTACGTTGCAGACTGCGTCATTCTCCTCGATAATAGAATGAATGAACAGATAGCCACCAGGTACCTGAGGATCATTAAGTATAGAGGCTCGAAACACGGCACAAATGAGTATCCCTTCCTGATAGAAGAAGACGGAATCTCGGTCATGCCCATTACTTCACTGAGCCTGGAACATAAGACATCTGTAGAGAGGTTATCAACAGGCATAGAGCGCCTGGATATGATGTTTGGAGGTAAAGGCTACTACCGTGGAAGCTCTATCCTTATTTCCGGAACTGCAGGCACAGGCAAGACCAGCTTTGCAGCCGAGTTTGGAAGAGCTGCCTGCGAAAGAAAAGAACGCTGCATATACTTTGCCTTCGAGGAATCGCCAGACCAGATCGTAAGGAATATGAGATCTATAGGCATAGAACTTCAGCCTTATATTGACGCCGGACTTATGCAAATTAACGCCTCGCGTCCCATGGCTTACGGCCTGGAAATGCATCTGATAATGATGCGCAGGCTCATAGATAAGTTCGAGCCTTCTATGGTGATAATTGATCCCATATCCAACCTTACCAACGTCGGCACCGAGATCGATGTCAAGTTCACGCTTACAAAGCTCATTGATTACTTAAAGCTCAAGAATATTACAGCCGTGTGCACAAGCCTGGTAGAGCATGAGAGCATGGAGGGCTCGAACGCCCAGGGTATATCTTCTCTTATAGATGCATGGATTAACCTCCGCTTTTTTGAGAATAGCAACGAACGCAATCGTGGCATCTCGGTAATCAAGTCCAGGGGTATGGCGCATTCAAACCAGATCCGAGAGTACTTGCTCACTGATCATGGTGTGAAAATTGAAGACGTGTACCTCGGGCCTTCAGGAAGCCTGCTTATGGGCTCGTCAAGGGCAGCCCAGGAAGCAAGGGAAATGGCTGAGGCTGTGGTTCAAAGCCAGAATACATCGCGGAAGAAAAGGGAGCTGGAGAGCAAGCTTAAAACTTTGGATGCTCAGATAACAGCATTGATCTCGGAGTTTGAAATGCAAAAAGAAGAGTTGAATAAGCTAACCTCCGAGGACGAACTCAGGAGTGAGGTAATAGCTAAGGAGAAAAGTGAGATGGCCCGTATAAGAAAGGCCGACAAACCTGTATGA
- a CDS encoding transglutaminase domain-containing protein, whose protein sequence is MIDADISHTIARLAKLAIILVVLFGVAHRFRFNYTAPAIIVIALCGTGAVVVDFDGDGLNTPCEIQHDTSIFASDSDADGISDGYEVSTLHTDPANGDTDSDKISDFDEVNKYKTNPLSENSDGDLYGDYQEIFESSTDPNSRTVSKLIVKTSSVNGDVFINGEFQGNGQISIELKPGTYKVQYGNVNNYHSPEPQLVVLKFGQQMNIVGDYESYSPSKLAVSSAVSDMSGVSPAVYSYYVNNKKKLFQVTIANNGESSAENVILSTRTEGGNWVSSSISEISPNKVSKIEVTPSIPEDVFEKAGKESTKNLYLKLEYSSSGTKQPVVESTVPLKVYGKNALPLADTSKLASANAGISSKSFYSYYIDPHDSNVRNIAASATMGTDDNLDKAKLIFDALGQYGVCYVSDPNDPLGTGVDYIQTPTETLSLKGGDCDDLAVLYASALESVGMDTALIHIPGHVFVGFKADGNWKFIETTMIKTPESTDGYETSYFDQAMSSGYDKYTENTNSALIVMTEQAWEQGITS, encoded by the coding sequence TTGATTGATGCTGATATTTCACACACAATAGCAAGGCTAGCCAAACTAGCAATAATACTTGTTGTTTTGTTCGGGGTTGCTCACAGGTTCAGATTCAATTATACTGCCCCGGCAATAATAGTTATTGCTCTGTGTGGAACAGGCGCTGTTGTTGTGGATTTCGATGGAGACGGATTAAACACTCCCTGTGAAATTCAGCATGATACCAGCATATTTGCATCTGATTCGGACGCTGATGGAATTTCGGATGGATATGAAGTCAGCACACTACATACTGATCCTGCAAATGGTGATACTGATTCCGATAAAATCTCGGATTTTGACGAAGTAAATAAATATAAAACTAATCCGTTGAGTGAAAATTCTGACGGGGACTTATATGGAGATTATCAGGAGATCTTTGAGTCCAGTACAGACCCTAATTCCAGAACAGTATCAAAATTAATAGTCAAAACCTCTTCTGTGAATGGTGATGTATTCATAAACGGAGAATTTCAGGGCAATGGGCAGATATCAATAGAATTGAAACCTGGTACATACAAAGTGCAATATGGTAATGTAAATAATTATCATTCTCCTGAGCCACAGTTAGTAGTCTTGAAGTTCGGACAACAAATGAATATTGTTGGGGATTATGAATCCTACTCTCCTTCAAAACTGGCGGTTTCAAGTGCAGTATCCGATATGTCCGGTGTGAGTCCAGCAGTATATAGTTATTATGTAAATAACAAAAAGAAGCTTTTCCAGGTGACCATTGCTAACAATGGAGAGTCATCTGCAGAAAATGTTATTCTGTCTACCCGTACTGAAGGTGGTAATTGGGTTTCATCATCCATCAGTGAGATCTCTCCGAATAAAGTGTCGAAAATAGAGGTAACCCCAAGCATACCCGAAGATGTATTTGAAAAGGCTGGCAAAGAATCAACGAAAAATCTGTATTTGAAACTTGAGTACAGTTCATCAGGAACAAAACAACCTGTTGTGGAAAGTACTGTCCCTCTCAAGGTATATGGTAAAAATGCTCTTCCGTTAGCAGATACTTCTAAATTGGCATCTGCAAACGCAGGTATCTCATCAAAATCGTTTTATTCGTACTATATCGATCCGCATGACTCGAATGTAAGAAATATTGCAGCAAGTGCGACAATGGGTACAGATGATAATCTGGATAAAGCCAAACTAATTTTTGATGCGCTTGGTCAATATGGGGTATGTTATGTCTCCGATCCCAATGACCCGTTGGGAACCGGCGTAGATTATATCCAGACACCGACCGAGACATTATCCCTGAAAGGCGGAGATTGCGACGATCTGGCTGTACTGTATGCGTCTGCTCTTGAGTCTGTAGGTATGGATACGGCACTGATCCATATTCCTGGTCATGTGTTTGTAGGATTTAAAGCGGACGGGAACTGGAAATTCATTGAAACGACGATGATTAAAACTCCAGAGAGCACTGACGGCTATGAAACTTCGTATTTCGATCAGGCGATGTCCTCTGGATATGATAAGTATACAGAAAATACTAATTCAGCACTCATCGTGATGACTGAGCAAGCCTGGGAACAGGGGATTACATCGTAA
- a CDS encoding GNAT family N-acetyltransferase, whose translation MPLSLHPINTERLYLLPATSELYLLELHDRQAFASALNAHVPEEWPPDQITPEVIEDFIGRIQARNRKLWSFYWFLSQESPEQPVLIGSGGFLAHEDGTLEIGYSLLDAYQGRGYATEAVQSMTQWAFSSLKSNSIVAYTYPHLKASVRVLEKNGFIFKGEGPEKGTIAYEFLNKN comes from the coding sequence ATGCCTCTTTCCCTACACCCTATCAATACCGAACGTCTATATCTGCTCCCTGCCACCTCGGAGCTGTATCTTCTCGAACTACACGACCGCCAGGCGTTTGCTTCAGCTCTTAACGCTCATGTCCCTGAAGAATGGCCACCTGACCAGATAACTCCTGAAGTAATAGAAGATTTCATTGGACGAATTCAGGCAAGAAACCGGAAACTCTGGAGTTTTTACTGGTTTCTTTCCCAGGAAAGCCCTGAACAACCTGTATTGATCGGAAGCGGAGGATTTCTTGCTCACGAGGACGGGACACTTGAGATAGGATACTCTTTGCTTGATGCATATCAAGGTCGGGGATATGCAACCGAAGCTGTTCAATCAATGACGCAGTGGGCTTTTTCCAGCCTCAAAAGCAACAGTATAGTAGCTTATACGTATCCTCATCTGAAAGCCTCAGTTCGTGTCCTGGAAAAGAATGGTTTTATTTTTAAAGGAGAGGGCCCGGAAAAAGGAACCATAGCTTATGAATTTTTGAATAAAAACTAA
- a CDS encoding carboxymuconolactone decarboxylase family protein: MTENPLKVIVDQDPQLFTLLENTRELAFVEDGIPLKYKFLLAMSLDAANGAVNGVKSLAVQAMQAGATKEEVMQAIRITQYIFGVGSVYTASEALKDIM; this comes from the coding sequence TTGACAGAAAATCCATTAAAGGTTATTGTGGACCAGGACCCTCAATTATTTACCCTTCTTGAAAATACACGCGAACTTGCTTTCGTGGAAGACGGAATTCCTCTCAAGTACAAATTTCTGCTTGCAATGTCCCTTGATGCAGCTAATGGTGCAGTAAACGGAGTAAAATCCCTTGCAGTTCAGGCAATGCAGGCAGGAGCGACAAAAGAAGAAGTGATGCAGGCAATAAGGATAACTCAGTACATTTTTGGAGTTGGAAGCGTTTATACAGCCTCTGAGGCCCTGAAGGACATTATGTAA
- a CDS encoding DUF2795 domain-containing protein — translation MENESKREYVTELPLEIQKMLKNIDFPIERKEVIEQARKSKAIPDILRELGMLPDKKYNSAEDLAEELHIVYIGVPA, via the coding sequence ATGGAAAATGAAAGTAAGAGAGAATATGTCACCGAACTTCCTCTAGAAATTCAAAAGATGTTAAAAAATATTGATTTTCCTATAGAAAGAAAAGAGGTTATTGAACAAGCAAGAAAAAGTAAAGCAATTCCGGATATACTACGAGAACTTGGTATGCTTCCGGACAAAAAATACAACAGTGCTGAAGATCTAGCAGAGGAACTTCATATAGTTTACATAGGCGTCCCGGCCTAA
- a CDS encoding right-handed parallel beta-helix repeat-containing protein — MENKTIYNPLDFDNLNLGSPIQSKTVYIAGNGSGDFNCDGVDDQVEINKALKYVSENPYLTTVYFKGPYTYVISDSILIGNNTTLEGDSTAVVKLEDNANWPVGKPMITQMNSTGIHEVTIEGFEIDGNHDSNLDKPTGYGFYNMIYFSNSTDIKVHDMYMHDGHGEGLKVDRSYNVQFYNNVIYKMGHNAFFAEDCQNLEAWNNKITIRTDCGLRVLNSNHIRFHDNVIDSFYHWSGGDSGIMVEKTTGTVNDVEIYNNIIHDIYGSGIWLIGWLESYPREEAQNVHIFRNIFYNTGTNPNIEWVGGIITSGFYDTLIENNVFDGVYHAAIIHMSPIGIQTYPTYETRSSLSPASTEHTTIVRKNIIVNTQKRKTDPDGTGYAIINYLPETDAFVLENNCLYNNSAGNYQNCTSSTDTYADPLFVNRSIHNYRLEPDSPCTGAGYT; from the coding sequence ATGGAAAATAAGACTATATACAATCCACTCGATTTTGATAATTTAAACCTTGGTAGCCCCATACAGAGTAAGACTGTGTATATAGCAGGAAACGGAAGTGGAGATTTTAATTGTGATGGAGTTGATGACCAGGTAGAGATAAACAAAGCCCTTAAATATGTTTCAGAAAACCCGTACCTTACAACCGTTTATTTCAAAGGCCCATATACATACGTTATCTCAGATAGTATTCTCATTGGAAATAATACAACCTTAGAAGGAGATTCTACGGCTGTAGTAAAACTCGAAGACAATGCAAACTGGCCAGTGGGTAAGCCCATGATAACGCAGATGAACAGCACCGGGATACATGAAGTTACTATAGAAGGCTTTGAAATCGACGGAAACCATGACAGTAATCTGGATAAACCAACTGGGTATGGATTTTATAACATGATCTACTTCTCCAATTCTACTGATATCAAAGTTCATGACATGTATATGCATGACGGGCATGGAGAAGGATTGAAAGTAGATCGAAGTTACAATGTTCAGTTTTACAATAACGTTATCTATAAAATGGGTCATAATGCTTTTTTTGCAGAAGATTGTCAGAACCTGGAAGCCTGGAATAATAAAATAACCATCAGGACTGATTGCGGTCTTAGAGTTTTAAATTCAAACCACATAAGATTTCATGATAATGTAATTGACTCTTTTTATCACTGGAGTGGAGGCGATTCTGGCATTATGGTTGAGAAAACAACAGGGACTGTTAACGACGTAGAGATATATAATAACATTATCCACGACATTTATGGGTCTGGAATCTGGTTAATAGGTTGGTTAGAGTCCTATCCCAGGGAGGAAGCTCAGAACGTCCATATTTTTCGCAATATCTTTTACAATACTGGCACGAACCCAAATATTGAATGGGTAGGAGGTATAATAACAAGTGGATTTTATGATACTCTCATCGAAAACAATGTCTTTGACGGGGTATATCATGCGGCAATTATTCACATGTCTCCCATAGGCATCCAAACCTATCCTACCTATGAAACTCGTTCCAGTCTTTCACCCGCAAGCACGGAACACACAACAATTGTTCGTAAGAACATAATTGTAAACACCCAGAAGCGTAAAACAGATCCTGACGGAACTGGATATGCAATAATCAATTATCTCCCTGAAACAGATGCTTTTGTGCTGGAAAATAACTGTTTGTACAATAACTCTGCAGGTAATTATCAGAACTGCACATCAAGTACAGACACATACGCAGACCCTCTTTTTGTAAACCGGAGTATACACAATTATCGTTTGGAACCAGACTCTCCTTGCACTGGTGCCGGATATACTTGA
- a CDS encoding aldo/keto reductase — protein MLYRKMPKNGDELSVLGFGCMRLPVKEDGTIDEERATRQVRYAIDQGVNYIDTAWPYHMGESEPFLGRALAAGYREKVRLATKLPSWTIKKKEDMDRILNSQLERLKTDHIDYYLVHGLVGLLWDKMEKLEVLDFLDRAKADGRIVNAGFSFHGTIDDFKRIVDAYPWTFCQIQYNFLDEKNQAGTEGLEYAASKCLGVIIMEPLRGGKLTNLVPPEVHEIWNEAAVKRTPAEWALRWIWNRPEVTVVLSGMNEESHIEENLKIASEAYPDSLTDAELNLVKKAEQKYRQFMKTACTGCRYCLPCPSGVDIPGCFEIYDNFYLSGNESEAKLMYAAKPGGIIRGDVPGYASQCIQCGQCTEKCPQHLDIPSLLEAVKEKFEGKDLKGWKIFAKKTFRKE, from the coding sequence ATGCTATACCGAAAAATGCCAAAGAACGGAGATGAACTTTCAGTACTGGGATTCGGATGCATGCGCCTCCCTGTGAAAGAGGATGGAACAATTGATGAGGAAAGAGCTACCCGGCAAGTTAGATACGCAATCGATCAAGGAGTTAACTATATTGACACGGCCTGGCCGTATCACATGGGAGAAAGCGAACCTTTTCTTGGGCGGGCCCTTGCAGCTGGTTACAGAGAAAAGGTCAGGCTTGCTACGAAACTTCCCTCATGGACAATAAAAAAGAAAGAGGACATGGATCGTATTCTAAATTCGCAACTTGAAAGATTGAAAACTGATCATATTGATTATTACCTTGTGCACGGACTTGTAGGGCTTTTATGGGACAAAATGGAAAAGCTTGAAGTGCTGGATTTCCTTGACAGAGCAAAGGCTGACGGCCGAATTGTCAATGCCGGTTTTTCATTCCACGGGACTATTGACGATTTCAAACGAATCGTGGATGCGTATCCCTGGACTTTCTGCCAGATTCAATATAACTTTCTGGATGAAAAGAACCAGGCAGGAACGGAAGGGCTTGAGTATGCCGCTTCAAAGTGTCTGGGAGTTATTATTATGGAACCCCTGCGTGGAGGCAAGTTGACGAATCTCGTGCCTCCTGAAGTTCACGAGATATGGAATGAAGCAGCTGTAAAACGCACACCTGCAGAATGGGCCCTTCGATGGATATGGAACCGTCCAGAGGTTACGGTTGTACTATCAGGCATGAACGAGGAGTCGCATATTGAAGAAAACCTGAAAATCGCATCTGAGGCATATCCAGATTCCCTGACTGACGCCGAATTGAATCTTGTAAAAAAAGCGGAACAAAAATACAGGCAATTTATGAAGACCGCCTGCACGGGCTGTAGATATTGTTTACCCTGTCCTTCAGGCGTCGATATTCCCGGCTGCTTTGAGATCTACGATAACTTTTACCTGTCAGGCAATGAGAGTGAAGCAAAACTTATGTATGCGGCAAAACCCGGAGGAATTATAAGAGGCGATGTCCCTGGTTATGCTTCCCAGTGCATCCAGTGCGGGCAATGTACTGAAAAATGCCCACAGCACCTGGATATTCCTTCCCTGCTCGAAGCCGTGAAGGAAAAATTTGAGGGAAAAGACCTCAAAGGATGGAAGATTTTTGCGAAAAAGACGTTCAGAAAGGAATGA
- a CDS encoding flavin reductase family protein, protein MKQSIGAKPLAFPTPAWVVGTYDMNGKPNGMTAAWGGICCSNPPCISVSLRKATYSYAGIMENRAFTVSIPSEAYVKQADYFGITSGRDEDKFEATCLTPVRSELVPAPYVGEFPVILECKLLHNFEIGLHTLFVGEILDIKADESVLDEKGNPDIEKIRPVIYNPGSRDYYGIGCNLGKAFSIGKDC, encoded by the coding sequence ATGAAGCAATCAATAGGAGCAAAACCACTTGCATTTCCGACTCCAGCCTGGGTTGTCGGTACATATGACATGAATGGAAAGCCAAATGGTATGACTGCAGCCTGGGGAGGAATCTGCTGTTCTAACCCTCCATGTATCAGCGTATCCTTAAGAAAAGCGACTTACAGCTATGCAGGGATCATGGAAAACAGGGCATTTACGGTCAGTATCCCGTCAGAAGCTTATGTAAAGCAGGCCGACTACTTTGGCATTACAAGCGGAAGGGATGAAGATAAGTTTGAGGCTACCTGCTTGACGCCGGTAAGAAGTGAGCTTGTACCTGCTCCTTACGTAGGTGAGTTTCCGGTTATCCTCGAGTGCAAGCTTCTGCATAACTTTGAGATAGGGCTCCATACCCTGTTTGTAGGAGAAATCCTTGATATTAAAGCCGATGAATCCGTGCTCGACGAAAAAGGAAACCCTGATATTGAGAAAATCAGACCTGTTATATACAACCCTGGAAGTAGAGACTATTATGGCATCGGGTGTAATCTTGGAAAAGCTTTTTCGATAGGCAAGGATTGCTGA